The following are from one region of the Magallana gigas chromosome 6, xbMagGiga1.1, whole genome shotgun sequence genome:
- the LOC105336985 gene encoding organic cation transporter protein isoform X2 → MFTNTVNSQFNLVCDQKLMRSHAVMAYFIGTVVSTVVFLPLGDIVGRRYMVCISTSLTFIANIAMPFSTSVFMFSVCRFFDGFCGNCLYMASFIIAMEFVGPKHRIISGTCILLVYCLGEYILLLLGYFIRDWKWLQFTLAVPMVIPLIYWWPKVLPESPRWLISRQRYREALKILRYAAKVNKVELDESNCSNVNVGHDDGILKIIKELIRTPKLVIRSCIMLMNWFVISFIYYGLTINMGKLAGNLYVNFLVGVTVEGLGYLLCFVMNKTGRKPLHLTVMFGSGFGCLLSILPALFLDSSYTWLLVAFAMIGKFGISAAIGEIYIYTGELFPTVVRSFILGFCGVGARVGATLSPYIYHLADGRFGEALPLIIFGGSTIIVAALSIKLPETKGRKLLEKVKDAEHKDDISSDECEKEMFSTNEKLEYTTSESSQL, encoded by the exons ATGTTTACAAATACTGTCAATTCACAG TTTAACTTGGTCTGTGACCAGAAGTTGATGCGGTCCCATGCTGTCATGGCGTATTTCATTGGAACAGTAGTATCAACCGTCGTGTTCCTTCCATTAGGTGACAT AGTGGGCCGCCGGTACATGGTCTGTATAAGCACATCACTTACCTTCATCGCCAATATTGCTATGCCATTCTCCACCAGTGTATTCATGTTTTCTGTTTGTCGATTCTTCGATGGTTTTTGCGGAAACTGTCTTTACATGGCGTCTTTCATTATAG CTATGGAGTTTGTCGGGCCAAAACATCGCATTATATCCGGTACTTGTATCCTGTTAGTATATTGCTTAGGCGAGTATATTCTTCTCTTACTTGGATACTTCATTCGAGACTGGAAATGGCTACAATTCACACTGGCTGTTCCTATGGTCATTCCTTTAATATATTGGTG GCCTAAGGTCTTGCCAGAATCACCTCGTTGGTTGATCTCCCGACAACGCTATCGAGAGGCTCTGAAAATTCTCCGATACGCTGCCAAAGTAAACAAAGTCGAACTCGACGAAAGCAACTGCTCCAATGTCAACGTTGGACACGATGACGGGATTCTGAAAATTATAAAGGAACTGATCAGAACTCCAAAACTTGTGATCCGGTCCTGCATTATGCTGATGAATtg GTTTGTTATATCGTTCATCTACTACGGTCTTACCATAAACATGGGAAAGCTTGCTGGGAACTTGTACGTTAACTTCTTAGTTGGAGTGACTGTCGAAGGACTTGGTTATCTTCTCTGTTTCGTGATGAACAAGACGGGTAGAAAACCCCTGCACTTAACAGTGATGTTTGGAAGCGGATTTGGCTGTTTGCTATCTATTTTGCCTGCGCTGTTCTTAGATTCAT CTTACACCTGGCTTTTGGTTGCATTCGCTATGATCGGGAAGTTTGGAATCTCGGCTGCTATTGGTGAAATCTACATTTACACCGGAGAGCTGTTCCCTACTGTAGTTCGAAGTTTCATTCTAGGCTTCTGTGGAGTTGGAGCGCGAGTCGGGGCAACACTTTCTCCATATATATACCATTTA GCTGACGGAAGATTTGGGGAAGCTCTTCCTTTGATAATATTTGGAGGTTCAACCATTATCGTGGCAGCTCTGTCGATTAAACTTCCGGAGACGAAGGGTCGTAAGCTCTTGGAAAAGGTCAAGGACGCAGAGCACAAGGACGACATTAGCAGTGATGA gtgcgaaaaagaaatgttttcaaCTAATGAGAAGCTTGAATATACGACCAGTGAATCCTCACAGTTATAA
- the LOC105336985 gene encoding organic cation transporter protein isoform X1: MEYDEVIKKFGSFGNYQKRLYFVLFLPIIFNSFSSPVTNFLLGEQLHRCRVPGLPNDTFEIQNDYHKYLINLSIPLKADGDYEQCLVVKNGSLEKCTDWVYDRSMFTNTVNSQFNLVCDQKLMRSHAVMAYFIGTVVSTVVFLPLGDIVGRRYMVCISTSLTFIANIAMPFSTSVFMFSVCRFFDGFCGNCLYMASFIIAMEFVGPKHRIISGTCILLVYCLGEYILLLLGYFIRDWKWLQFTLAVPMVIPLIYWWPKVLPESPRWLISRQRYREALKILRYAAKVNKVELDESNCSNVNVGHDDGILKIIKELIRTPKLVIRSCIMLMNWFVISFIYYGLTINMGKLAGNLYVNFLVGVTVEGLGYLLCFVMNKTGRKPLHLTVMFGSGFGCLLSILPALFLDSSYTWLLVAFAMIGKFGISAAIGEIYIYTGELFPTVVRSFILGFCGVGARVGATLSPYIYHLADGRFGEALPLIIFGGSTIIVAALSIKLPETKGRKLLEKVKDAEHKDDISSDECEKEMFSTNEKLEYTTSESSQL, encoded by the exons ATGGAGTATGACGAGGtcataaaaaaatttggaaGTTTTGGAAACTATCAGAAGCGATTGTATTTTGTGCTATTTTTGCCAATCATTTTCAACTCCTTCAGTTCTCCAGTGACCAATTTTCTTCTTGGGGAACAGCTTCACAg ATGTCGGGTTCCTGGCCTACCAAACGACACGTTTGAAATCCAAAATGATTACcacaaatatttgattaacTTATCCATACCCCTAAAGGCAGACGGTGACTATGAACAATGTCTGGTGGTCAAAAACGGTTCGCTGGAGAAATGTACTGACTGGGTGTACGACCGTTCCATGTTTACAAATACTGTCAATTCACAG TTTAACTTGGTCTGTGACCAGAAGTTGATGCGGTCCCATGCTGTCATGGCGTATTTCATTGGAACAGTAGTATCAACCGTCGTGTTCCTTCCATTAGGTGACAT AGTGGGCCGCCGGTACATGGTCTGTATAAGCACATCACTTACCTTCATCGCCAATATTGCTATGCCATTCTCCACCAGTGTATTCATGTTTTCTGTTTGTCGATTCTTCGATGGTTTTTGCGGAAACTGTCTTTACATGGCGTCTTTCATTATAG CTATGGAGTTTGTCGGGCCAAAACATCGCATTATATCCGGTACTTGTATCCTGTTAGTATATTGCTTAGGCGAGTATATTCTTCTCTTACTTGGATACTTCATTCGAGACTGGAAATGGCTACAATTCACACTGGCTGTTCCTATGGTCATTCCTTTAATATATTGGTG GCCTAAGGTCTTGCCAGAATCACCTCGTTGGTTGATCTCCCGACAACGCTATCGAGAGGCTCTGAAAATTCTCCGATACGCTGCCAAAGTAAACAAAGTCGAACTCGACGAAAGCAACTGCTCCAATGTCAACGTTGGACACGATGACGGGATTCTGAAAATTATAAAGGAACTGATCAGAACTCCAAAACTTGTGATCCGGTCCTGCATTATGCTGATGAATtg GTTTGTTATATCGTTCATCTACTACGGTCTTACCATAAACATGGGAAAGCTTGCTGGGAACTTGTACGTTAACTTCTTAGTTGGAGTGACTGTCGAAGGACTTGGTTATCTTCTCTGTTTCGTGATGAACAAGACGGGTAGAAAACCCCTGCACTTAACAGTGATGTTTGGAAGCGGATTTGGCTGTTTGCTATCTATTTTGCCTGCGCTGTTCTTAGATTCAT CTTACACCTGGCTTTTGGTTGCATTCGCTATGATCGGGAAGTTTGGAATCTCGGCTGCTATTGGTGAAATCTACATTTACACCGGAGAGCTGTTCCCTACTGTAGTTCGAAGTTTCATTCTAGGCTTCTGTGGAGTTGGAGCGCGAGTCGGGGCAACACTTTCTCCATATATATACCATTTA GCTGACGGAAGATTTGGGGAAGCTCTTCCTTTGATAATATTTGGAGGTTCAACCATTATCGTGGCAGCTCTGTCGATTAAACTTCCGGAGACGAAGGGTCGTAAGCTCTTGGAAAAGGTCAAGGACGCAGAGCACAAGGACGACATTAGCAGTGATGA gtgcgaaaaagaaatgttttcaaCTAATGAGAAGCTTGAATATACGACCAGTGAATCCTCACAGTTATAA